Below is a genomic region from Glaciihabitans sp. INWT7.
CCGCTGTGTTTTGGCGCTCCTGGACAACGCCATCGATTTCTCCCCCGCGGGATCGACCATCACCGTGACGGTCGAAGAGATCAAGAACACCGTGGTGATCCGCGTGCGAGACCAGGGTCCGGGGATCACGGGGATAGAGCCGGGCCGCATCTTCGACCGTTTCGCGCGCGCGGGAGCGGCCGTCGGCGGGGGCGGGACCACCCATACCGGGTTCGGCATCGGACTGTCGCTCGTGCGCGACACCGTCGAACGCTTCGGCGGCACGGCGAACGTCCTGGAGACGTCGCCGGCAGGCACCACCATCGAACTGCGCATTCCCCAGGCTCGGCAACCGCACCCCGCGGCTGCGTCGTAGGGTCGATCGCCAGGGCATCGACGGCACGAGCCACCAGGACCCGAGACGGCGCTGACCGGGGTGTCGCGTGGCCTAGGAATCGATCATTGCGAGTCGCCGGCGACGTTCGGTGGCGGCGATGACCGCCACCCCGACGGCGATGAGGACCGCAAGCACGACGCTCACCGGGCCGGTTCCCCATTGCAGCCCGCCGCGCGCGTGGGAGACGCCCATCCAGTCGGCAAAGGATGCTCCGAGCGGTCGGGTTGCCACGTAGGCGAACCAGAACGCGAACACCGGGCCGAACCGACGCAACCGGAATGCCACGGCCGGGATCGCGATCACCACGGCGAACAGCAGGCCGGAGACGAGGTATCCGAGATGCAGCGTCGTCGCTGTCAGGTCTCCCACCGCTGTTCCGAGCGCGAAGGTGACGATCACGGCGGCCCAATAGAAGATCTCGCGACGGTGCGAGGTGATGCTGTGGATCGACAGGGTGCCCTCGCTTCGGCGCCAGACGAAAAAGACCAGTGCGAGCGCAGCCCCGAAGACGATGCTCGAGACCAGATACGGCACACCAAGCACGATGTGGGTGACATCCGCCGCCATCGTGCCGAAGACGCTGACCGCGACGACGGTGAGCCAGTAGACCCACGGCCGGTAGCGACTCGCGAGGAGCTGAATGGTCAACGCCAGCGCGAAAAGAGCGGCTCCGATCCCGACCGCGACGACCGGGTCGATGGAACGCACCAGGAAGTCCGAAGTCGTCTCTCCCATTCCGGTCGTCAGCACTTTGACAACCCAGAAGAGCACGGTCACTTCGGGCACTTTGCTCGCGGTGGTGGTCGCGAGACGCGTGCTCCGCGGGGGTGAAGGACGAACGGTCACGATGGCAACCCTCCACGCGACACCCTAAGAAGCGTCTGAGATTTGCGCAGCTTGGAGCTTTCTTAGACCTGCGTTCGGCAGACTGGGAGACCATGATCTCCTCCTCCTTCGTCTCTCTCGGGATCCTCGACCCCCAGTCCCTCATCACCGGTGCCGGAATATGGGGACTCGCGATCGTCTGCGCGGCCGTGTTCGCCGAGACCGGCCTCCTCGTCGGATTCTTCCTCCCCGGCGACACCCTGCTGTTCTTCACCGGCGTGCTCACCCTCAGCGGAGCCATCCGCCAACCCCTGTGGCTCGTCGTGCTGGTCGTCGCTGTCTCAGCCGCGCTCGGCGACCAACTCGGCTACACGATCGGCCGGCGCACGGGGCCGAGGGTATTCGAACGCCGCGAGTCGGGGATCTTCAGCAAGAAGAGTGTGGCTCGCACGGAAGCCTTCTTCACCCGCTTCGGCCCGGTCGCGGTGACCATCGCCCGGTTCGTGCCCGTGGTGCGCACCTTCGCTCCCGTCGCCGCCGGTGTGGGACGCATGTCGCGTCGACTCTTCACATTCTTCAACCTCGCGGGGGCCGCTCTCTGGTCGGGATTGGTCATCCTGCTCGGCTTCGGACTCGCCCACGTGCCCGGGGTCGCCGATTTCGTCTCGCAGTACATCGACATCGTGCTGGTGGGTATCGTGGTGATCTCGGTCGTGCCGATTCTGGTTCGCACGATCATGGTCCGTCGACGCAACTCGACAGCATCACCCGAGTCGGACTGATCCCACCCGCGACTCCAAGTCGCCCGTAACCGGCGGGCGGGCTAGATCGTGATCCGCTGCGCCTTGGGGTGCGGGCTCGCCACCGCGCAGAATTCCGCCAGCGCTGAACGGTTGTATGCGACCCCGTCGAGCACGGCCGCGCCCACCTCGCCCCGGAGGAACGCCCGCATGCCGTCCGCGAGACCGCTGTCGCTCTGGGGAACGATTCGGATCGGGGAATCCGGCAGTGCATCGCGAGCGGAATCGAACTCCACGGAGACGATCGGAAGCCCCGCGAGTGCGGCTTCGAGAAGCACCATCGGTTGGCCCTCGTAGTCGCTGGACAGCACGAAGCAGTCCGCCGCGGCGAGTACGGGGAAGGGGTTGGCGAATGGCCCGACGATGAACGCGACCGCGGAGAGACCGTGGCTGTCGATGAGCTGCTTCAGGTGGTCGCGCAGCGGTCCATGACCGACGACGACGAGCCGCGCGGCGGGGGTATCCCGAGAGATCTCCGAGAAGGCGCGGATGAGTCGTGCCTGGTTCTTCTCCGGCGAGAAGCGACCGACGGTGACGAACCAGATGGCACCGTCGTCCCGCTGCATCCTGTCGATCCAGTCTGCGTCAATCCAGTCTCCGTCGATCCAGTCTCCGTCGAGCGAGGCCCGCCCACGACCCTGCGTCGCCGCCTCGTCCGTGTCGAACTCTTCGATCGACGACAGCGGGGCACGAAGCCCCTCGAGCACATGGGCTTCGTCCACGAGATTTCTCGCGAAGACGAATGCCTCGTCCGACAGTGAGTAGCGCGTGCCGAGGGCGTCGCGGTTGATGCGGTTCAGACTCTCCGACACCGAGACCAGGGCGTCGAAGTCCCGGTACACGCTGAACACCGCGGGTAGCGAACGCTTCATACGGCGACGACTGCCCACGAATCGCCGGGTCTCGAGCGACAGGTCGTTGTGCAGCCAGATGGAGCGGAAGGCCTGCGGGGAATGCAGGAGCAGAGAGGCCCAGAACGCGGTGTAGCCGCTGAACTCGACGACGGAATCGAACTGCGTGTCGCCGAAGCAGCGTGCCCACTCTGTGCGCCACATCCGCTGCTCTACCGCGGTCTCCGGCCTGCGTCGCAGCTGGGGGTAGTGCTCCTGCAACCGACGAAACAGGTGCGTGACCTTGCTGCCGTTCATCCCGCCTTGGCGGTGGAATTGCCTCACCTGATGCGGGATGCGCTGCTGGTTCGACAGTTGCTGGGCGCGGCGCGGCCGGTTGAAGATCACCGACACGTCGTAGGCATCGTGGTCGATCGCCGCAAGCAGATTGAGGGCGGAGTTGGTGATGCCATTCGACCGCATCCCTCCGATGCTCAGCAGTATCGACGTACGAGGGTCCTCTGCGAGAGACCGAGTTCGAGCGCGATCCGTCATCCCCCGGAAGACGATGTCGACGACACGACGCGCGGCTCCCCCGTCGTCTTCCGGTGAGAAACGCTCTCTCCACTCGGCAGAGCGGGTGGCCGGTCCAGACGCGGCATCCGGGTCTTTCGAGTTGTTCGGGGCTTCCGAGTCTGTCGCGGTGAGGCAGGAGCGAATGGCTTCGCCGAGCTCCGAGAGCTGTGTCACCACCGGGCCCGGAAGCTCGTCGAGCGGAAAGTAGAGCCCGCGCGATGCGGAGTAGTCCAGATCGTCCGGGGTGAAGAACACGATGGGGCGCTCGAGCGGGAGGAAATCGAAGAAGATCGACGAGTAGTCGGTGATGAGAATGTCGGTGATGCCCAGCATCAGGTTCGTCGGCAGGTCGTTCGAGACGAGGATCTCGCGGAATTCCGGGCGATCCCTCGCGAACCGGTGGACCACCTGGTGGGTCTTGAGCAGCACCAGGAATTCGGGTCCCACCTGGGCCTGGATCTCCTTCGCCTGTTCGAACAGCTCGTTCGCGTCGTCCGCCGGCGAACTGAAATCCGTTCCCTTCCAGGTGGGGGCGAACAGGATCACCGACCGATCGCCCAGCCTGATTCCATCGGCCTCTAGCCGGGATCGCACCACGATCGATTCCTCGGCGCGGAGGAACTGGCGGTCGACGCGAGGGTATCCCTCTTCGATGACCAGCCCGCGGAAGGCACCGCGCAAGCGATAGGCCTTCTCGTACATGCGCTCGGTCATGAACGGGTTCTGGGACAGCAGGAAGTCGGCGGCCACGAAGTTGCGCAGTGTGTTCGCGGAGTCGAGAGCGCCGTTGGGCATGTCGTAGCCCATGCGTTTGAGCGGCGTGCCGTGCCAGGTGTTGAGGTAGACCTGCCCGGGCCGCTTGCTGAACTCCGCGGGGAAAGTGGCGTTGTTCACCAGATAGCCGCTCGTCGCGAGGGCTCGAACATAGGCGAGAGAGCGTCGCCTGACAAAGCGCACCCTCCGATCGCCGGCGAATTCCGCCTGCACCGCCCGGTGTTCCCTCAGGCTGTCGAGCGCCCACACATGGTGGAGGTGGGCGAGGTCGGGAGATCGCAGGGCCTCCCGAAAGATGGCCTCGGGATTGCACAGCACACCGTTTCCGGCGAAGGACTCGTACAAGACGACGTCTGCCCGCACGGCCCCGCGTCTCGCGAGAGCCTGGAGTTCGGCCCGGCTCGCTCCGCCTACGAGCCTGAGCAACTGGCGGATCAGACGGATGACTCGCGGCATGGAGCTCTCTCTTTCGAACCGGCCGTTCAGCACAGCACACGGGAGAAGCGTGCTCGGCGGCCCCCCAGAAAGGTCTAAGAATGAGCCGCAATCTCCCGCTGCGGGGCGAGATGCAGTCTTAGAGCCATCTGGGAGAGTGCTTGGCAGGCTGGCCCCCGACAGGTTCGAGATCCCGGGAGGCGCTCTGTGGTGTGGCTGATATTCGGCGGTGTCGGCGTGCTGGTCATCGTTGCGGCGGTGTGCGTCTGGACCGTCGTCGCACTGCTCGCAGAGGTCGGGGATGAACAGAGCGACGATCAGGACGCGGCGACAAGCGATCCCCTCGGTGTCGACGACCGTTCCGACAGCTCCTCCGAACGAAGGCGGGTTCACCACCGTGTCGCTCGCTACTGAACTCTCCGACAGCACCCCGTCGGCCCTCTCCCGAATGTGGGGATGGCGGCCGTCGTTTCGGTCTGGCCTGGCAGTCTTCCTCGGCGCCG
It encodes:
- a CDS encoding glycosyltransferase, whose product is MPRVIRLIRQLLRLVGGASRAELQALARRGAVRADVVLYESFAGNGVLCNPEAIFREALRSPDLAHLHHVWALDSLREHRAVQAEFAGDRRVRFVRRRSLAYVRALATSGYLVNNATFPAEFSKRPGQVYLNTWHGTPLKRMGYDMPNGALDSANTLRNFVAADFLLSQNPFMTERMYEKAYRLRGAFRGLVIEEGYPRVDRQFLRAEESIVVRSRLEADGIRLGDRSVILFAPTWKGTDFSSPADDANELFEQAKEIQAQVGPEFLVLLKTHQVVHRFARDRPEFREILVSNDLPTNLMLGITDILITDYSSIFFDFLPLERPIVFFTPDDLDYSASRGLYFPLDELPGPVVTQLSELGEAIRSCLTATDSEAPNNSKDPDAASGPATRSAEWRERFSPEDDGGAARRVVDIVFRGMTDRARTRSLAEDPRTSILLSIGGMRSNGITNSALNLLAAIDHDAYDVSVIFNRPRRAQQLSNQQRIPHQVRQFHRQGGMNGSKVTHLFRRLQEHYPQLRRRPETAVEQRMWRTEWARCFGDTQFDSVVEFSGYTAFWASLLLHSPQAFRSIWLHNDLSLETRRFVGSRRRMKRSLPAVFSVYRDFDALVSVSESLNRINRDALGTRYSLSDEAFVFARNLVDEAHVLEGLRAPLSSIEEFDTDEAATQGRGRASLDGDWIDGDWIDADWIDRMQRDDGAIWFVTVGRFSPEKNQARLIRAFSEISRDTPAARLVVVGHGPLRDHLKQLIDSHGLSAVAFIVGPFANPFPVLAAADCFVLSSDYEGQPMVLLEAALAGLPIVSVEFDSARDALPDSPIRIVPQSDSGLADGMRAFLRGEVGAAVLDGVAYNRSALAEFCAVASPHPKAQRITI
- a CDS encoding DedA family protein, translated to MISSSFVSLGILDPQSLITGAGIWGLAIVCAAVFAETGLLVGFFLPGDTLLFFTGVLTLSGAIRQPLWLVVLVVAVSAALGDQLGYTIGRRTGPRVFERRESGIFSKKSVARTEAFFTRFGPVAVTIARFVPVVRTFAPVAAGVGRMSRRLFTFFNLAGAALWSGLVILLGFGLAHVPGVADFVSQYIDIVLVGIVVISVVPILVRTIMVRRRNSTASPESD